The Acropora muricata isolate sample 2 chromosome 4, ASM3666990v1, whole genome shotgun sequence genome contains the following window.
CTGTCTTGTACTTGCTCCTTCCTGGACGCGTTAGAAGAGGCACCGCGACGCCTGGCGGGAATGTGCTGTCGTATAAATGTAACGGCATAAGTGCATGGATTGCATCTCACCTTCTGTTTGGCGTATTGGTGAAGATTGGGGTCATCGATGCCACGGTCATTTCTGATCACTGGGGAGGCCTCATGGTCATCTCCAACGTGTTCGGCTTCTGTTTAACGCTGTTCGTTTATGTCAAGGCTTATTCTTTCCCGAGCCATCCAGAAGATCGCTGCTTCAGTGGGTCTTCATTTTACGACTTCTTCATGGGAATTGAGCACAACCCAAGGATTGGACCGTTTGATTTCAAACTGTTCTTCAACGGACGGCCTGGAATTGTTGCCTGGACGTTGATCAACCTATCTTTTACAGCCAAGCAGTATGCTAACTTTGGCTTTGTTAGTAACTCTATGATTTTGCTGAATCTCTTGCACGCGATGTATGTGGTAGATTTCTTCCTCAACGAGTCTTGGTACCTGCGTACAATCGACATTGCGCATGATCACTTTGGTTTCTACCTGGCGTGGGGTGACAACGTCTGGCTCCCGTTCATGTACACTCTTCAAAGCGTCTACCTCTCACGGCATCCGATTAGCCTATCCTGGTGGGCTTTGACTGGCACACTTCTCATTGGTCTCTCGGGTTATTTCATATTCCGTTCCGTTAATCACCAGAAAGATTACTTCCGGACTGCTATGAAGACCACTGGGAAATGTGTAATTTGGGGGAAACCGGCGAAGTACATTTTGGCGCCATATTCTACGACAGACGCGGATAAGAAGTATTCATATCTCCTGGCTTCCGGTTGGTGGGGACTTTCGCGCCATTTTAATTACGTCGGAGATCTATTGAACGCTCTGTCTTACTGCTTGTTGTGTGGATTTGGTCACGTGCTACCATATTTCTACATCATTTTTATGCTGATCCTTCTGATTCATCGATCATTCCGTGATGACGTAAGATGCAGACAGAAGTATGGAGTGTGTTGGTCGAGGTACTGTCAGATGGTCCCATACAGAATTGTTCCTTATGTCTTCTAGGACCCAACCGATTTTTCGACATATAAATGTCATGAGAATGAACCACCGAGAAAGCGTTCCAGACGGAACTGAAAATTTTCGTTGAAAGACTAGTATTAAACTCGAGAGCTTGATTTGAATAAGTCGACTTCAGTTTCACTTCCAAGGTTTGCAACACGTTAAAGCATCTgtattattgctgttttgaaCCAATGCGACCTTTATTCCACAATCACTTTATATATGGTTAATGTCTTGcacaattatttataataaccTTGTCATTAATTGAGCTGCAGTAAAAAGATTGTGTTACTTAAATGTAATATTGCGTCATTCATTCTGAACAAAAATGCTTCTCTTGTGTTGAGAATTcgctagttttcttttttcaaactGTTGTTTGGCTTGAGATAAGAGATAGGCTTCGGTCCTGCCtcttttgaaaactttttttttttaactaaaccTCGTTCCTTGGGCAAAGGGAGGGCTGCCGTGCACTTGTTACCACCGCCTTGGggacaaaaagaaaacgacAATGCTGACACCtaaatgaaaggaaaataatgGGAGGAGTAAAGCAAgaggaatgaaaaaaacaaacaaacaaataacatgTTATGCCCGGCGCATACTAGAGCTCTCAGTTTCAATCAAAGTAAAGTTTCAATCGTGACTGTTGGTGTCAGAAAGTTCCTCTAGTGTGCGGTCGCGTTTTGAGCGCTTTCCGGCACACGTGCCATCGACATTCAACATTGAACATGTTAAATAATTTTAGGTACGAATGAATGTTTCCCCCGAGTGTGCGCGGGTGAAAAGCTATCATCTTACAGGGTCTCGCGAATATAAGCATACGTGTTAGGACGCTGCTGTAGTGGCTGAAACGATGTTGGAagaccaggggcctgtttctcgaaagtcccgaaacttttcgggtgtatttcgtgacataattctctttgtatcttcaaaacgaaggcgtctcgaggcacgaaactttgcagttatttttatttttattccctttacaacatatgaaaagaccagctttacagaataagcaggtcgtagttttacgaatggcttttcgggcccgaaaagttctcgggactttcgagaaacgggccacagACCATGTTTGTTTTTGCATGACCGCGATTCAAGCGcaatacgcatgcgcattcgtgTGACCCTGTAAGGCGGTTTAGCTTTTCAAAGGCGACCACACACTGGACGAGCTCTAGAGTGCACTGGTCATAAGGGTATTGAAAAGAAAACCTTGTCATATGAAGAATGAAAACAATTGCTTCTGCTGCCAAAAAAAAGTActcgaaaatgaaagaaatgcagGGATTAATCTTTCTAAAGACCTAGGCTAACGGTTTCATTAATGTCCCActgaatacaccttattccaaaatggcagccaataaattattcttttgtctgcatgttaattagcccttgatgcctcgtcagcatgtagaaaacacaaaagacttttgaagtgaaaatgaggcaaagagggctcataaacatgcaaacaaaagaataatttattggccgccattttggaataatgtGTATACaaattttagtttagtttattgagaTTTGTTACCACGTGACCGGAGAGACGAACAGGGCGGAGCCCCAATTGCAACGTATCCCCTAGgctctaggagtcaattttgcagagggaggaaaccggagtgcccggaggaaaccctcgaagtcaggatgagatcaactgaaactcgatccacatacaacattgtagtagaggtggaaggcgtgattgatgtccactacgccagcctgacttcccaaggagtacagcacagggtattttatcgagatggtcacccatccagatatcaaccccgtccaacagggcttaacttcggtgaacagacgggaaccggtgttttccctttggtgatagccgcacCTCCTTTAAAAACGATCACTGCAAAGAGAGGAAATCGAATAAGCCGATCATGATGCAAAGCGAATTTGAAAGAGGCTTATACCGCAAGAAGATTGTCAGTTTGCGCGGGAAATCCCAACATATATAACGCCATTCAAGACTTTTGGTTTTGCGTTACAAATATGGTGACAACCAACCAGGGGTCGTGACATCAGTCAAGGAGAGGTACTGGTTACAAGTTGTTTATTTGATTGAAGTGTCAATCACTAGATTCATGGAGATAACTGTATTTCGTCAAAAGTAATAACTCAACGAATTAACATAAAGGCTTATCGTTGAATACATTCCATTGTTAACGTGCATATCGCCTCGAGAGCAAAACAAATCTCGTGTTCAGAACGGTCTTAGTGCTTTGCAGTTTACACCCTGTAAAGAAAATTGTGGAAAACGCGATCTCAAGGGTGGCATTTTAAAACTTCGACGAAAGATGCAGCGGTTTTCAATATGATGAGGTCTAGAAGCAATACATTTTTAAGGATAGAAAATGTTGAATATTCAAACCACATACAAGATTGTATTTCATGGAGCTATTAATATAGATAACGACTAACGATTCGTAAGGTGAAGGATTGATTTTGCTGTTAATacacatctctatgaaacaagcATTGCATTTCCTGCTTCGCCCTGCAGTTATTCAGTTATTACTTAAGCCTTTCCATTGTTGGCTATTACCTGCTGATAATAACATGCTGCCTGTTCGGCCTCTAAAGAACTAAAATATATTCCACATATTGTTCAAACAGCTAGCTACTGAGGCAAGCAATCGTTCTGTTGTCAGACGCCGAAAGAAACGCGTCATTATATTAATCCATGTGTGAACGGGTGGATTGAATGCAATTACATCGCCACAACAAAGCAAACTGGGGCCGCTTCGTCGCTTATGACACGCTTTACCGTTTTGAGTACATCGTAATCAACATACCAGCCCAGTCAAAGGGTTGAATTAGATTGAAACCCAAGAGGGGATGCTGCTACAAATTTCTAAAAAGGCTTTAACCAAGAACCGCCTCCGAATTAGAATATTGTAATTGCAGCCTCTGAAAAATGGTCTTTTAAGCTAAGGTAAGCTTCACCTGTAATCTCGGATGGCTTATGCTAAGTAAATTCATCAAAAAGTGCAATGTTTTTTAGTAATTACGGCCTTAGGCCGACCGTAATTTAAGTATAATCTTTCATgcacttgatttcaaattcaTAAGGTTTCCTACTTACAATGAACCCAAGTGAAATTATTCGAGTTTAGTGGGTTGCTATTGTATttggttatttttattttcaagttttacTGACCTTACGCATCCGACGGTTTCTTCTGTGAACAAAGCTGAAAACTGAAAGCGAACCGCTACACCAAACACACTGGTGCTAAACAGCTTAGGTGAGTTGTTTACAGTTTCCTACTTATATTATATACTTATTTTGCGACCTCTTCTAATTTTATTTATTCCCAAACGGTGTTCAAGTAATAGCTGTATACTTAACAAACCACAGACGCTGTAGCTCATTCACAGCTATTCAGTATTGTGCTCCATTGTACTTTACTGTCAGCTTTGTTTTTTCCGTGTATCTATCAGTACTTTATTCGTCTATTCATATTATCCGCCTTCCTGCGAAAAATTGACGCCCTCGGCAATCTTGGGCCTTCCCTGTTCACACATATCCCGTGAAGATCGATTCCAAGTTATTCACCAGTAAATTCAACCTATCCTGAGCGGTGTGAGAGCAAGTAAGATATCAAAACATGACTGGTTGATTCTTTATGCTGACTCACAGCACTTATGGTATCAGGAATACGCTGCCATTGAGACGGGGCGATTCGCTGTTTGCTGAACTTCATACATCCTGTTCATTGATTTTCCAACCCGCGAGGAACAGAGGCGAGATAACAAACGTACTTCCAGGTACAGAACCGATCTCTATTGACAGTTTCCCAGTTTGTAATGATTGTAATAGATATCTTAAATTAAAAGCTGGGATGAGCCGGAACGTGCTTTAAACAAACCTTTAATAGTGGCTAGTAGATTACTTTGTCTTTTGGTGTAGCAAAAAGTAATTTATACAAAAATCATCACACTGTTTAAGTTTTGTTTAATCGTGTTGAACATCTAGATCTCTTTGTTATCATCTCATGACAGTGTATTTCTGGGAATATTTCATTACGTAGCTTTCACATAAAGTTCGTGATATTCTCCTCGTGAAGTGTTCCACAAAGAGAAATGCAAACAAGCGAAAGCAAGTAAACAGCTGGTAATTCACGCTAAAAAACTT
Protein-coding sequences here:
- the LOC136914710 gene encoding 7-dehydrocholesterol reductase-like yields the protein MTYADDQPVTENGQTTSTHAPSTSHSHVSRRQTEGFQANEVHTPQKLRNQNDIINLSPALGFSINIMGAFMLLWPPLCVATFWLACDSYQCSLGSVGNEILDNISKRTLIQFIRQSAPSVTSNAVILYVCWMSLQAVLYLLLPGRVRRGTATPGGNVLSYKCNGISAWIASHLLFGVLVKIGVIDATVISDHWGGLMVISNVFGFCLTLFVYVKAYSFPSHPEDRCFSGSSFYDFFMGIEHNPRIGPFDFKLFFNGRPGIVAWTLINLSFTAKQYANFGFVSNSMILLNLLHAMYVVDFFLNESWYLRTIDIAHDHFGFYLAWGDNVWLPFMYTLQSVYLSRHPISLSWWALTGTLLIGLSGYFIFRSVNHQKDYFRTAMKTTGKCVIWGKPAKYILAPYSTTDADKKYSYLLASGWWGLSRHFNYVGDLLNALSYCLLCGFGHVLPYFYIIFMLILLIHRSFRDDVRCRQKYGVCWSRYCQMVPYRIVPYVF